A genomic window from bacterium includes:
- the tgt gene encoding tRNA guanosine(34) transglycosylase Tgt: MSLFYTITHSDKNARTGILELRNGRVIQTPVFMPVGTQATVKALSSQDLKDLQVEMILANAYHLYLRPGAELVASAGGLHDFMNWSGGIITDSGGFQVFSLSDLRKISAAGVEFTSHLDGSRHFFTPESNMRLQHQLGADIMMALDVCVAYPSSREEIERSVALTSAWARDCQEIHASLGGDQNLFGIIQGGVFAEARKKSAQDLMQMDFPGYGIGGLSVGEGPQLMNEILDVLNPVLPYEKPRYLMGVGTPEDLWNAIERGVDMFDCAMPTRIARNGTLYTSQGRLVVKNAKYAKDFSAPDPTCHCPLCANHSRAYLRHLFNTREISALRLSTLHNLSFMLNLTGLIRNAIKSGCFQEARQAFMAKYRTGDSPE, encoded by the coding sequence ATGAGTCTTTTTTATACAATAACCCATTCAGATAAGAATGCACGGACAGGTATCCTGGAATTGAGAAATGGGCGGGTGATTCAAACACCCGTTTTTATGCCGGTGGGAACGCAGGCCACGGTTAAGGCACTCAGCTCTCAGGATTTGAAGGATTTGCAGGTGGAGATGATTTTGGCCAATGCCTATCATCTCTACTTGCGTCCGGGTGCTGAGCTGGTGGCGTCGGCCGGCGGGTTGCATGATTTTATGAATTGGTCCGGCGGGATCATCACGGATTCGGGTGGTTTTCAGGTCTTTTCATTGTCCGATTTGAGAAAAATCAGCGCTGCTGGTGTTGAATTCACTTCACATTTGGATGGTTCCCGCCATTTTTTTACGCCGGAATCGAATATGCGGCTGCAACATCAATTAGGCGCAGATATCATGATGGCGCTGGATGTTTGCGTGGCGTATCCATCATCGCGTGAGGAGATTGAACGGTCTGTGGCATTGACCTCTGCGTGGGCAAGAGACTGTCAAGAAATTCATGCGTCACTGGGTGGAGACCAAAACCTTTTTGGGATTATTCAAGGAGGTGTTTTTGCGGAAGCCAGAAAAAAATCAGCCCAAGATCTTATGCAAATGGATTTTCCCGGTTATGGCATTGGTGGATTATCTGTCGGTGAAGGACCGCAATTGATGAATGAGATACTCGATGTTCTAAATCCGGTTTTACCCTATGAAAAACCAAGATACTTAATGGGAGTAGGCACTCCCGAAGATTTGTGGAACGCGATTGAGCGGGGGGTTGATATGTTTGATTGTGCCATGCCGACACGTATTGCCAGAAACGGAACCTTGTATACGTCGCAAGGACGGTTGGTGGTTAAAAACGCCAAATATGCGAAAGATTTTTCAGCGCCTGACCCAACGTGTCACTGTCCCTTATGTGCCAATCACAGCCGGGCCTATTTGAGGCATTTATTCAATACACGTGAAATTTCAGCATTGAGACTTTCCACTTTACACAACCTCTCATTCATGCTAAATTTGACCGGTTTGATAAGAAATGCAATAAAATCGGGGTGTTTTCAGGAAGCGCGACAGGCATTTATGGCAAAATACCGCACCGGCGACAGCCCTGAATGA
- the yajC gene encoding preprotein translocase subunit YajC: MNDFFQVMAALPSQATGGAGKAADPMSGLMSFLPIVIIFVLFYVLFILPQRKQQKQHNALLKTLKKGDEVMTSGGMFGSISGINEKENTVYLKMGEGVKIEIQRSSISGLRKSNPTGQAAK; this comes from the coding sequence ATGAATGATTTTTTTCAAGTGATGGCGGCATTACCCAGTCAGGCAACAGGTGGAGCAGGAAAGGCGGCAGATCCCATGTCCGGCCTTATGTCTTTTTTACCGATTGTCATTATTTTTGTGTTGTTTTATGTCCTTTTCATTCTTCCACAGCGAAAACAGCAAAAACAGCATAATGCTTTATTGAAAACCCTTAAAAAAGGCGACGAGGTTATGACTTCGGGCGGCATGTTCGGCAGCATTTCAGGGATTAATGAAAAGGAGAACACCGTGTACCTGAAGATGGGCGAGGGTGTCAAAATAGAAATCCAGCGTTCCTCAATTTCCGGTTTGCGCAAAAGCAATCCAACCGGACAAGCAGCAAAATAA